A stretch of Acidicapsa ligni DNA encodes these proteins:
- a CDS encoding PRTRC system protein B, with protein MQIHVSIGENHRFELREALLVYGDRQKSFVTRHDVALQENAPPTLGPAQPLTVAFVESLVRSLSGSSDAEVLPESILAKGDRLIVWWTPAQRRQMFYENSEDKASELNGLVFPQPPLVWRVKNGDLMIRALTENKRPQTATKLAIAPFWNLSDNGRVCTGSMRRPDGATVSSITDWERGYYESAFTHANVGRLTRHPGGFEGLWTSLAGKRKPFPLDTLIGLPQTLAQFVRGERA; from the coding sequence ATGCAGATACACGTCTCGATCGGGGAGAACCATCGCTTCGAGCTGCGTGAGGCGCTGCTGGTCTACGGGGATCGCCAGAAGAGCTTCGTGACCCGCCACGATGTGGCGCTCCAGGAGAATGCACCACCTACGCTCGGGCCGGCCCAGCCGCTCACCGTGGCTTTTGTGGAATCTCTGGTGCGCTCTCTGAGTGGAAGCTCTGACGCCGAGGTGCTGCCGGAGAGCATCCTCGCAAAGGGCGACCGCCTGATCGTTTGGTGGACACCGGCGCAACGGCGGCAGATGTTCTATGAGAACTCCGAGGACAAAGCTTCGGAACTCAATGGGCTTGTCTTTCCGCAGCCGCCGCTGGTGTGGCGCGTGAAGAACGGCGATCTTATGATCCGTGCGCTCACGGAAAACAAGCGTCCGCAGACAGCTACGAAGCTGGCGATCGCACCGTTTTGGAATCTCTCTGACAATGGCCGCGTCTGTACCGGCTCCATGCGCCGCCCGGACGGCGCAACAGTGTCCTCGATCACCGATTGGGAACGAGGATATTACGAGAGTGCTTTCACGCACGCCAACGTGGGACGGCTGACGCGCCATCCCGGAGGCTTCGAAGGGCTGTGGACTTCACTGGCGGGCAAGCGCAAGCCGTTCCCGCTGGATACCCTGATCGGCCTGCCGCAAACTCTTGCGCAGTTCGTTCGGGGAGAGAGGGCCTGA
- a CDS encoding PRTRC system ThiF family protein: MPTDLIRRGPVHVLIVGAGGTGSAMAMNLPYLDQAMRVWGHASGLDVTMMDADTVSATNCVRQPFSASDIGQNKATVLINRINIFWGTKWRVIPHRFHARSFENDRGNAPDIVIGCVDTREARKAIEESFNHGLSKTCYWLDLGNNAASGQYVLGQPLNGRNRRKAERLRTVSELYPEIVDVAAGEDPLPSCSAVEALDRQEPFINPTLALHALAMLGQLFRYGKLSYHGAFFNARSGQTSALPVDPRLWSRTKRRSRKLAT, from the coding sequence ATGCCCACAGACCTGATACGCCGCGGACCAGTACATGTGTTGATCGTGGGAGCCGGTGGAACAGGAAGCGCGATGGCCATGAACCTGCCGTATCTCGACCAGGCAATGCGCGTATGGGGTCACGCAAGCGGTCTCGACGTGACCATGATGGATGCCGATACCGTGTCCGCGACGAATTGCGTCCGCCAACCGTTCTCCGCTTCCGACATCGGCCAGAACAAGGCCACCGTATTGATCAACCGCATCAACATCTTCTGGGGAACAAAGTGGAGGGTGATCCCCCATCGGTTTCATGCCCGCTCCTTTGAGAACGACCGCGGCAATGCCCCCGACATCGTGATCGGTTGCGTCGACACGCGGGAGGCCCGCAAGGCCATCGAGGAATCGTTCAACCACGGTCTGAGCAAGACCTGCTATTGGCTCGATCTTGGCAACAATGCCGCCAGTGGACAGTATGTTCTCGGACAGCCGTTGAACGGGCGAAATCGCCGGAAGGCGGAACGCCTCCGCACGGTGAGCGAGTTGTATCCGGAGATTGTGGATGTAGCTGCCGGGGAAGATCCGCTACCGAGTTGTTCCGCGGTCGAGGCATTGGATAGGCAGGAGCCGTTCATCAACCCGACGCTCGCGTTGCATGCGCTTGCGATGCTGGGGCAGCTCTTTCGCTACGGCAAGCTCAGCTACCATGGCGCATTCTTCAACGCGAGGAGCGGCCAGACGAGTGCGTTGCCGGTTGATCCGAGATTGTGGTCCAGAACGAAAAGGCGCTCACGCAAGCTCGCTACGTAG